In Pseudomonadota bacterium, a single window of DNA contains:
- a CDS encoding ATP-binding protein codes for MKIPLFSKIFGGCLLIIALLSILIPLLSFNLIKTHYVNTFTDNLKNLAIALKPDVTSLLEKQRFQELDAYVKTLKNQIHSRITVIDGEGKVLADSEKDPKTMENHKIRPEVLDALSGDVGKSLRFSVTVEEDMLYVALPIEKDGRVSGVIRISTLLKQINSLLNELKMHILWIALIMTILSLGIAFMLSRGVSRPVKTLVQAIKRLSTGNFDTKVFLKNEDELKELGNCINEMAAKMHDVFDEISARTDELRTIISSIQESLVVLDKDGRIRLSNDSFGRLIKQENVEGKFYWEVVRSPEFAEMMKKVGADGGIYYSGEVHLYDKVFLCSTNYLVSKDETIVLLHDITDFKNLERTKKEFIANISHELRTPLTAIKGFVETLEDEEDIKNKRYLEIIKRHTDRLMHIVGDLLLLSENEEKGAELELEEVSLENIIENVLKIFENRAKEKNININVTIQDTLPFIQADPFKLEQMFINLIDNAIKYTEEGEITISITENNGLIVINVRDTGIGISNEYLPRIFERFYVVDKSRSKRLGGTGLGLSIVKHIVMLHKGAIDVESTPGKGTQFTITLPINPE; via the coding sequence ATGAAGATACCTTTATTTTCGAAGATATTCGGCGGATGCCTTCTCATTATCGCGCTCCTTTCTATCCTTATCCCCTTGCTTTCATTCAATTTGATAAAAACACATTACGTTAATACCTTTACGGATAACCTCAAAAACCTTGCCATTGCTTTAAAGCCGGATGTAACTTCACTTCTGGAAAAACAAAGATTTCAGGAATTAGATGCTTACGTAAAGACCCTAAAGAATCAGATTCACTCAAGAATCACTGTGATTGACGGGGAAGGAAAAGTCTTAGCCGATTCGGAAAAAGACCCGAAAACCATGGAAAATCACAAAATAAGGCCGGAAGTATTGGATGCCCTGTCGGGTGATGTCGGCAAATCATTACGATTCAGCGTAACAGTTGAAGAAGATATGTTGTACGTTGCCCTCCCCATTGAGAAAGACGGCAGGGTATCAGGAGTTATAAGGATCAGCACCTTGCTCAAGCAGATCAACTCTCTGCTTAATGAGCTGAAAATGCACATTTTGTGGATAGCCCTCATCATGACAATCCTCTCCCTTGGGATAGCATTCATGCTTTCACGGGGAGTATCAAGGCCGGTAAAAACACTGGTTCAAGCCATAAAGAGACTCTCCACGGGCAATTTCGATACAAAGGTCTTTTTGAAAAATGAGGATGAGTTAAAGGAATTAGGGAACTGCATTAATGAAATGGCAGCAAAGATGCATGACGTTTTTGATGAGATATCGGCCCGCACCGATGAATTGAGAACGATCATCTCTTCAATCCAGGAGTCGCTGGTAGTGCTGGATAAGGATGGACGGATAAGACTAAGCAACGACAGCTTTGGAAGGCTCATAAAACAAGAGAATGTAGAAGGGAAATTTTACTGGGAAGTTGTAAGGTCACCGGAATTTGCAGAGATGATGAAAAAGGTAGGGGCCGATGGTGGTATCTACTATTCAGGTGAAGTCCATCTATATGACAAGGTTTTTCTCTGCAGCACGAATTATCTGGTGTCGAAAGACGAAACCATAGTATTGCTTCACGACATTACTGACTTTAAAAATCTTGAAAGGACGAAAAAGGAATTTATTGCCAACATATCGCACGAACTGAGAACCCCCCTCACCGCCATTAAAGGTTTCGTGGAAACCCTTGAAGACGAGGAAGATATTAAAAATAAACGCTATCTGGAGATTATCAAAAGACATACGGACCGCCTGATGCACATCGTGGGCGACCTTCTGCTGCTTTCAGAAAATGAGGAAAAAGGCGCTGAACTGGAGCTTGAAGAAGTTTCACTCGAAAACATCATAGAGAATGTTCTTAAGATTTTTGAAAACAGGGCAAAAGAAAAGAATATAAACATCAATGTCACCATTCAGGACACACTCCCTTTCATACAGGCAGATCCCTTTAAGCTGGAACAGATGTTCATCAACCTCATTGACAATGCCATAAAATATACCGAAGAGGGAGAAATCACCATATCAATCACAGAGAATAACGGCCTCATAGTAATTAACGTCAGGGACACGGGAATAGGTATCTCCAATGAATATCTTCCCCGCATCTTTGAACGATTCTATGTAGTAGACAAATCCCGCTCCAAAAGACTCGGTGGCACTGGCCTGGGACTTTCCATCGTAAAGCATATTGTCATGCTCCATAAAGGCGCTATTGACGTTGAAAGTACCCCCGGTAAAGGTACACAATTTACCATCACCCTGCCGATCAATCCCGAATGA
- a CDS encoding response regulator transcription factor, translating into MNKLIAIIDDEPDILELVSINLKKASYRVKEFPDSESFFRSLAAETPDLVILDLMLPDMDGFEVCKFLKGQDKYTSIPIIMLTARAEETEKVLGLELGADDYVTKPFSPRELVARVRAVLRRNIPKEETKRIKIGDILVLDPEKYEVEVEGEKIELTTTEFKILQILSTKKGWVFSRDKILQHLWGDDKMVLDRTVDVHIKHLREKLGKASIFIKNIRGVGYKLEE; encoded by the coding sequence ATGAATAAGCTGATTGCAATCATAGATGATGAACCTGACATTTTAGAGCTTGTTTCCATCAATCTTAAAAAAGCGAGTTACCGGGTTAAAGAATTTCCCGATTCGGAGTCTTTTTTCAGATCTCTCGCAGCCGAAACCCCTGATCTCGTTATACTGGATCTCATGCTCCCCGATATGGATGGATTCGAGGTATGTAAATTCCTTAAAGGCCAGGACAAGTATACCTCCATTCCTATAATCATGCTCACTGCGAGGGCAGAAGAAACCGAAAAGGTTCTCGGTCTGGAACTCGGTGCCGATGATTATGTAACAAAACCTTTTTCGCCGAGAGAGCTTGTGGCAAGGGTAAGGGCGGTCCTGAGAAGAAATATCCCGAAAGAGGAGACGAAAAGGATTAAAATAGGGGACATTCTCGTTCTTGATCCTGAAAAATATGAGGTTGAGGTGGAAGGCGAAAAAATAGAGCTTACCACGACAGAATTCAAAATATTACAGATTCTCTCAACGAAAAAGGGGTGGGTATTCTCAAGGGATAAGATACTTCAGCATCTCTGGGGGGATGATAAAATGGTACTGGACAGAACTGTGGATGTGCATATCAAGCATCTCAGAGAAAAGCTCGGCAAGGCCTCGATATTTATAAAAAACATCAGGGGCGTAGGGTATAAGCTGGAAGAATGA
- a CDS encoding linear amide C-N hydrolase yields the protein MRKNHIIIIIVFLSALFINSRSILACSEIYIEGNDSIISARNFDFSFGDGIAVITPRGTPQTSAYANNDEKPLSWTSKYGSVIFNVELPTKKSIPASVNASGFVLAGVDGMNEYGFKVGSYFLETSELPKADKRPALAIASLIQYFLDNFKTVKEAVSDVKSEKYRVIQVPADIKGDIVNIKLHFYMHDPSGDSAIVEYTKGKLKVHLNPPVRVLTNTIYDESLAILKNYEGFGGKAYIPGGTQSMDRFVRGAYYLKYLPAPKSPEEAIVYGFSTVQILSESPGFEHGFTQWTIVSDVKNRKIFFRTVGNPQISSLDLNKLDFSEGQPVRYLDFLKKDLSGNVGSLLTEKGKGWGK from the coding sequence ATGAGGAAAAATCATATAATCATAATCATAGTTTTCTTAAGCGCTCTTTTTATTAACTCCAGAAGCATATTAGCCTGCTCAGAGATATATATTGAAGGAAACGATTCTATTATTTCGGCCCGTAATTTCGATTTTTCATTCGGCGACGGTATTGCCGTTATCACCCCCAGGGGCACCCCCCAAACATCTGCTTACGCGAATAATGACGAAAAGCCTCTTTCCTGGACCAGTAAATATGGAAGCGTAATTTTCAATGTTGAATTGCCGACGAAGAAAAGTATCCCGGCGAGCGTTAATGCCAGCGGATTTGTCCTGGCTGGCGTTGATGGCATGAATGAGTATGGATTTAAGGTCGGAAGTTATTTCCTTGAAACATCAGAGCTTCCTAAAGCGGATAAGCGTCCGGCACTGGCGATTGCATCATTAATTCAGTATTTTTTGGATAACTTCAAAACAGTTAAAGAGGCTGTTTCTGATGTGAAATCTGAAAAATACCGGGTTATTCAGGTCCCTGCGGATATCAAAGGGGATATCGTAAATATCAAGCTGCATTTTTATATGCACGACCCTTCCGGTGACTCAGCTATCGTGGAATACACCAAAGGTAAACTAAAAGTCCATCTTAATCCGCCCGTCCGGGTCCTGACAAATACAATATATGATGAATCTCTGGCAATCCTTAAAAACTATGAAGGTTTTGGCGGCAAGGCGTATATACCTGGCGGGACACAATCCATGGATAGATTTGTGAGGGGGGCTTATTATCTAAAATACCTTCCTGCTCCAAAATCACCAGAAGAGGCGATTGTCTATGGATTTAGCACAGTTCAGATTTTGTCCGAATCTCCTGGGTTTGAACATGGATTTACGCAATGGACCATTGTTTCAGATGTAAAAAATAGAAAGATATTTTTTCGTACTGTGGGTAATCCACAAATAAGTTCCCTTGATTTGAATAAGCTGGATTTTTCAGAAGGACAACCCGTGCGTTATTTAGATTTTCTCAAAAAAGATTTATCAGGGAACGTTGGGTCTTTGTTGACTGAGAAAGGCAAGGGATGGGGAAAATAA
- a CDS encoding ribbon-helix-helix protein, CopG family: MPAVSFYLNQDTLRAVRTKAKTENTPVSQIIRKALEEYLLLDEKKAAKKRVLATLMNEKPLGGTKEWESLHRERSEADADRG; this comes from the coding sequence ATGCCGGCTGTAAGCTTTTATCTTAACCAGGATACCTTGAGGGCCGTCAGAACGAAAGCAAAAACAGAAAATACCCCTGTCTCACAAATCATCCGGAAGGCCTTGGAAGAATATCTTTTACTTGACGAGAAAAAGGCGGCAAAGAAAAGGGTCTTGGCTACCCTCATGAATGAAAAACCGCTTGGAGGCACAAAAGAATGGGAATCGCTACACCGGGAAAGGTCAGAAGCAGATGCTGACAGGGGTTGA
- a CDS encoding acyl carrier protein, whose translation MLKSKLPVVAGGDGADAVPAKAQREEIALIIPHEAHFLNCNEGARPFKHVRRSRFACGSNKIKGGMMSMTTMEKVCEIILKLKKKSISRAALKPEALLVDDLMLDSLDFAEMLVLAEDAFSIEIPLDDAVNLTTIGAAVEYFDKRIAERGRSIAG comes from the coding sequence ATGCTGAAAAGCAAACTGCCAGTTGTTGCCGGAGGTGACGGGGCAGACGCTGTACCGGCAAAAGCGCAAAGGGAAGAAATTGCGCTGATCATCCCGCACGAGGCTCACTTTTTGAATTGTAATGAGGGGGCAAGACCGTTCAAACACGTAAGGAGAAGCAGATTCGCTTGCGGATCAAATAAAATAAAGGGAGGAATGATGAGCATGACAACTATGGAAAAGGTGTGCGAGATTATTTTGAAACTCAAAAAGAAAAGCATTTCCCGGGCAGCCTTGAAGCCTGAAGCGTTGCTGGTTGATGACCTGATGCTTGATTCGCTCGATTTTGCGGAGATGCTGGTGTTGGCTGAGGATGCATTTTCCATTGAGATACCCCTGGACGATGCAGTAAACCTCACAACGATCGGCGCTGCGGTGGAATATTTCGACAAGCGTATTGCTGAGCGAGGCCGATCTATTGCCGGATGA
- a CDS encoding ketoacyl-ACP synthase III — protein MNALIAGVGVCIPDTVLTNHDLAKTMDTSDEWIRTMTGIRERHIVDPAQATSDLGVVAAQRAMIQAGIDRADVDLIVVATMSPDLLVPATACIIQEQLGMKNTPAFDVSAGCSGFIYALVAGSQFISTGLYRTVLVIGAETNSRIANWEDRGSCIVIGDGAGAVVLRPALPEHGILSMCLGADGSGVKHLYTPAGGTRTAVTAENIAANMHKVKMDGQEVFQFAMRMLPKVTEQALEMANISKEEVALIIPHQANLRIIEAAARRMDLPMDKFMVNLDRYGNTSSASIPIALHEALEGGRIKPGDVVVLAGFGAGLTWGAVVMRW, from the coding sequence ATCAATGCTCTTATTGCCGGTGTTGGCGTTTGTATCCCGGATACCGTGCTGACGAATCATGACCTGGCCAAAACAATGGATACAAGCGACGAGTGGATTCGAACAATGACGGGAATCAGAGAGCGCCATATCGTCGATCCGGCCCAGGCAACGTCCGATCTCGGTGTTGTGGCTGCACAACGGGCCATGATCCAGGCAGGGATTGATCGTGCCGACGTTGATCTGATCGTTGTGGCTACCATGAGCCCGGATTTGCTGGTGCCGGCAACTGCCTGTATCATTCAGGAACAGCTTGGAATGAAAAATACTCCTGCCTTTGATGTTTCGGCAGGGTGTTCGGGCTTTATCTATGCGTTGGTTGCGGGGAGCCAGTTTATTTCCACCGGATTATACCGAACCGTATTAGTCATCGGGGCCGAGACAAATTCGAGGATAGCCAACTGGGAAGACCGTGGGTCCTGTATCGTCATCGGAGACGGGGCCGGCGCTGTTGTGTTGCGGCCAGCCTTGCCGGAGCACGGCATTTTATCGATGTGTCTTGGCGCTGATGGGTCGGGAGTCAAACATCTGTATACACCGGCAGGCGGAACCCGTACGGCAGTGACTGCTGAAAATATTGCGGCCAATATGCACAAAGTAAAAATGGATGGGCAGGAAGTTTTTCAATTTGCCATGCGGATGTTGCCAAAGGTGACTGAGCAGGCGCTGGAAATGGCCAACATCAGCAAGGAAGAGGTTGCGCTGATCATACCGCACCAGGCCAATCTGCGGATTATTGAGGCAGCGGCCCGTAGGATGGATCTGCCCATGGACAAGTTTATGGTAAATTTGGATCGATACGGCAACACATCCTCTGCATCCATTCCGATTGCGCTGCATGAAGCATTGGAGGGTGGCCGGATCAAACCAGGCGATGTGGTGGTGCTGGCAGGCTTTGGGGCAGGGTTAACCTGGGGTGCCGTTGTAATGAGGTGGTGA
- a CDS encoding PIN domain-containing protein → MLTGVDTSFFFALEEANELASEIWQERDIVVSAITIYELQKKLLAGNLRYPAIIEDIKKSSAIIPITEEVASRAGHIAHGTGMPGLDAVIVSSFLQAGCEEIYTTDAHLGLYKKKGVKVIYLQ, encoded by the coding sequence ATGCTGACAGGGGTTGATACGAGTTTCTTCTTTGCCCTTGAGGAAGCGAATGAACTGGCATCAGAGATATGGCAGGAACGTGATATTGTGGTATCTGCTATTACCATCTATGAACTTCAGAAGAAACTCCTTGCAGGTAATTTACGGTATCCTGCGATAATCGAAGACATAAAGAAATCGTCAGCGATAATACCGATAACTGAAGAGGTAGCATCACGGGCAGGACATATCGCCCATGGCACCGGAATGCCGGGCCTTGATGCCGTCATAGTGAGCTCATTCCTCCAGGCAGGATGTGAGGAGATCTATACAACAGATGCCCACCTTGGCTTATATAAGAAGAAAGGGGTCAAGGTTATATATCTTCAATAA